In a genomic window of Anas acuta chromosome 9, bAnaAcu1.1, whole genome shotgun sequence:
- the RNF228 gene encoding RING finger protein 228, producing MAEPAQKKGGGGGGRGGRQEDEAAAAAAAGGAAAPPSYEDYECKICYNYFDLERRAPKLLECLHTFCQECLSQLHLRAAQQPPAAAEQGPAGRAGAGAGGGGGAGGSLACPLCRHRTALPEHRVHGLPVNTKLAAACPPQLRARDPLPQDRLPPLPPRRPHRAREPAAAPAPAPAPPPAAPGRAGPRSSGGVGGCESCQSCKRAALSAGCVCVVVSFLAMVVLLFTGLIFVNQYGSEPAAAASASPSPVGPICLSVASILALFSVVVTWLICWLKYRPEAAAANAAGAASDGAPRGRGAARRTDS from the coding sequence ATGGCCGAGCCGGCGCAGAAgaagggcggcggcggcggcgggcgcggcggGCGGCAGGAGGAtgaagcggcggcggcggcggcggctgggggggcggccgccccccccAGCTACGAGGACTACGAGTGCAAGATCTGCTACAACTACTTCGACCTGGAGCGGCGGGCGCCCAAGCTGCTGGAGTGCCTGCACACCTTCTGCCAGGAGTGCCTGAGCCAGCTGCACCTGCGGGCcgcccagcagcccccggccgccgccgagCAGGGaccggcggggcgggcgggtgCCGGGgccggtggcggtggcggtgccgGGGGCTCCCTCGCCTGCCCGCTGTGCCGCCACCGCACGGCGCTGCCCGAGCACCGCGTCCACGGCCTGCCCGTCAACACCAAGCTGGCCGCCGCCTGCCCGCCGCAGCTGCGGGCCCGCGACCCGCTGCCCCAGGACCGCCTGcccccgctgccgccccgccgcccgcacCGCGCCCGGGAGCCGGCggccgccccggcccccgccccggccccgccgcccgccgcccccggccgggccgggccgcgctcCTCGGGCGGCGTTGGCGGCTGCGagagctgccagagctgcaagCGGGCGGCGCTGAGCGCCGGCTGCGTGTGCGTCGTCGTCTCCTTCCTCGCCATGGTGGTGCTGCTCTTCACCGGCCTCATCTTCGTCAACCAGTACGGCTCCgagcccgccgccgccgcctcggccTCGCCGTCGCCCGTGGGCCCCATCTGCCTGTCGGTCGCCAGCATCCTGGCGCTCTTCTCCGTCGTCGTCACCTGGCTCATCTGCTGGCTCAAGTACCGGCCCGAGGCGGCGGCCGCCAACGCCGCCGGGGCCGCGTCCGACGGCGCCCCGCGGGGCAGGGGGGCGGCCCGCAGGACCGACTCGTAG